The following is a genomic window from Geminicoccaceae bacterium SCSIO 64248.
GCCTGTCTCGGGCTTGCTTTCCTGGCCGGCTCGGCTGTTAGCGCCTGGGCATCGCCGTTCGAGCCGGCCGACGAGGATCGGCTGGTCACCGACCACGGCGGCCTGACACAGAATTACGATCTCGTCTGGCTATCGTCCGGCGAGACGCCCGATGCCGCGATGGGCGCCGATCTCGACTACGCCCTCGGCATGCAGCACCATCACATGGGCGCCGTGGTCATGGCCGAGGATTACCTCGCCGACCGGGAGGCGCGAAACCCGATCCTGCGGCGGCTGGCCGGGGGGATCATCGCCAACCAGATCTTCGAGATCGCGATTCTCGAGGACACTGCCCGGCGCATCGCCCGCGGACCACGTACGCTGTTCACCGTGGGCGACCAGCGTCTCGTCCTGGTGCGCCAGGGCTTCGACGGCTGGGAGCACCAGGCCCCGTTCATCCGGACACCGGCGCCGACGCTCCTCGAGGCGACGATAACCCCCGGGCCGGTGAACGCGCGCGACGTGCGCTTCGCCCGCGAGATGATTCGTCACCATGGCGCCGCCATGGAGCAGGCGGGCGCGTACATTGTCGCGGAAGACGGGCGCAACCTGCCGCTGTCCCGGCTCAGCCGGGGCATCATCGCCGAGCAGGCCTACGAGATCGTGCTGATGCAGGCGATCGTCGACGCTTATGGCGGTGACGCCGACGCCGTGCCGTTGAT
Proteins encoded in this region:
- a CDS encoding DUF305 domain-containing protein; amino-acid sequence: MSRNILPPLFPDAGRSTSDVTTISHRRRPVLAACLGLAFLAGSAVSAWASPFEPADEDRLVTDHGGLTQNYDLVWLSSGETPDAAMGADLDYALGMQHHHMGAVVMAEDYLADREARNPILRRLAGGIIANQIFEIAILEDTARRIARGPRTLFTVGDQRLVLVRQGFDGWEHQAPFIRTPAPTLLEATITPGPVNARDVRFAREMIRHHGAAMEQAGAYIVAEDGRNLPLSRLSRGIIAEQAYEIVLMQAIVDAYGGDADAVPLMMTTTTLKPEAELIEAARRYRTPGSTGLPSAEATAAIGAMPGHGTMRMTMGGEDMMMGGHGSGPMRPATTEAATFAELMRAARNGELGGGREMRAMMSGMRPMPGHDGMPGMDHSM